In Leptotrichia sp. oral taxon 221, the DNA window TACACACTAGACCAGGTGGGATCTTCGTTGCAAAAGCAAAAGAATTTGAAAGTTCAGTAGAAGTAGAAAATGATGGAAAAAAAGTTAATGGAAAATCATTATTAAAATTATTATCAATTGGAATCAAAAATGGTTCTGAAGTTACAATTCATGCTGAAGGTCCAGACGCTGATCAAGCAGTTGAAGTATTGGGTGAATTAATGGCAACTATTAGAGACGAACAATAATTCGCTTCTTAAAAATTTATAAAAAACTTTTCAAAATTTATAATTTTGAGAAGTTTTTTTTATTCAATAAAAAAAGAGACACCTAGAAAATATATTACCTGTATAAATTCTAAATTATCTCTTTCTAATAAATTCTATTCAAAAAACTTTAATCTTTTAATAAATCTGATTCTAATAATTATTTACCACTTCTTTTTTCAATAACCGCTTTTATCCAACCAGTAAACAACGGATGAGGTCTATTTGGTCTACTCTTAAATTCAGGGTGATATTGACACGCAACAAAATAAGGATGATCTTTAATTTCTATTGTTTCAACATATTTTCCATTTGGAGAAACTCCTACAATATCCATTCCTGCTTTTTCAAATTCTTCTCTATAACTATTATTAAACTCATATCTATGTCTATGTCTTTCAGAAATTTCAGTTTTTCCATAAACCTTAGCCGCAACGCTTCCTTCTTTTAAAATGCATGGATAAGAACCTAATCTCATAGTTCCTCCCATATCCTCAATTCCTTCTTGTTCTTCCATTAAGCTAATAATCGGATATTTAGTATCTTTATCAAATTCTGTTGATGTTGCTTCTGGGTAATTTAACACATTTCTAGCAAATTCCACGCAAGCCATTTGCATTCCTAAACATATTCCAAAGAAAGGAATTTTATTTTCTCTAGCATATCTAATCGCTTCTATTTTACCATCAATCCCTCTATCTCCAAAACCTCCTGGAACCAAGATTCCATCATAATTAGCAAGTTTTTCAACATCAAAATCTCCAGCTTTCAAATAGTCAATTTCCACTTTAGTATCCAAATTAAATCCTGCATGTTCTATTGATTCAGTAATACTAATGTAAGCATCTTTTAACTCAACATATTTTCCTACAACAGCCACTTTCACCAATTTTTTAGGATTTTTAAATTTATCAACCATTTTGCTCCAAGTTGCTAACGATGGTTTTTGATTATCCAATTTAAAATGTTTACAAATTACATCAGCTAATCCTAATCTTTCCATTGTTAATGGGATTTCATAAAGATTTTCAGCATCTGTTGATTCGATAACAGCTTCTTCATCGATATCACAGAAAATTGAGATTTTTTTCTTAATACTTTGATCTACAGGATGTTCACTTCTAACAACGATAATATCAGGTGAAATTCCTAATCCTTGCAATGTTTTAACGCTATGTTGAGTAGGTTTTGTTTTCAATTCTCCCGCCGCTTTCAAATAAGGTAACAATGTCACGTGAATATACGCTATATTTTCTCTCCCAACTTCTCTTTTCCATTGTCTAATAGCTTCAATAAACGGATCACTTTCGATATCCCCTATTGTTCCACCAATTTCAGTAATTACAAAATCAGCTCCTGCTTTTTCTCCAGCCAATTTAATATTACTTTTTATTTCATCAGTTACATGAGGAACTGTTTGAACTGTACCTCCTAAAAATTCTCCTTTTCTCTCTTTTGCAATAATTCTTGACATTATTCTTCCAGATGTTAAATTACTATATTGAGTAAGATTTTCATTTATAAATCTCTCATAATGTCCTAAATCTAAATCAGTTTCTGCTCCATCTTCTGTAACAAAAACTTCTCCATGCTGATAAGGACTCATTGTACCAGGATCTACATTCAAATAAGGGTCAAATTTTTGTATTGTCACCTTATACCCTCTTTCTTTTAATAATCTTCCTAATGATGACGCAACAATCCCTTTCCCTAGAGAAGACACCACTCCTCCCGTAACAAAAATATACTTTGTAGTATCAACTTTACTCATTTTTTCCTCCTAATTATTTACTTTAAACCTTTATACTTATATATATTTAATTTCTCACTATTTTCTAGCATAATTATAGAATTTTTTTATTATTTTTCATTTTAAAATTACATAATTTATCATTAATCACGATTTTATTACTAAAATGAAATTATATTCTTAAATCAAAATATCATTACTATATCTTTAATATAATAATACAATAAAAAAAGACGAAAAAAAAAATTTTCATCTTATTTTTTACATTTTTTATAATCTAACTAAATATAATTAGATTCATATGTACTTGTACAGATAATTTAATAAAATTATTAAATTAATTAAGTTTTTATTACTTGAGAAAAGAAATATAAAATATACTTCTTTCCCCAAGACAAATTTAATTATAAGATCTTACTGTAAAGGTACTATCTAGCTTTTCCAGCTTTGTATGCTCCGTTTGAACCGAATACATTTGTGATTTTATCTTTGTAGTAATCTCTGATGTAGTTTTTAGCAGGCCCTAAATATTTTCTTGGGTCAAATTCTGTAGGTTTTTTAGCGAATACTTCTCTAACTCCTGCAGTGAATGCTAATCTTCCATCAGTATCTACGTTAATTTTAGCTACTGCTGATTTAGAAGCTTTTCTTAATTCTTCATCAGGTATACCAATTGCATCAGCTAATTCTCCACCATATTCTTTAATCATTTTTACGAATTGTTGAGGTACTGCTGAAGAACCGTGTAATACGATTGGGAATCCAGGGATTCTTTTTTCGATTTCAGCTAAGATGTCTAATCTTAATTTAGGATCTTCACCTGGTTTAAATTTGTGAGCTCCGTGAGAAGTTCCAATTGCGATTGCTAATGAATCAACACCAGTTTTAGATACGAAATCTTCAACTTCTTCAGGTTGAGTGTAAATGTGTTCAGCTGC includes these proteins:
- a CDS encoding CTP synthase, whose protein sequence is MSKVDTTKYIFVTGGVVSSLGKGIVASSLGRLLKERGYKVTIQKFDPYLNVDPGTMSPYQHGEVFVTEDGAETDLDLGHYERFINENLTQYSNLTSGRIMSRIIAKERKGEFLGGTVQTVPHVTDEIKSNIKLAGEKAGADFVITEIGGTIGDIESDPFIEAIRQWKREVGRENIAYIHVTLLPYLKAAGELKTKPTQHSVKTLQGLGISPDIIVVRSEHPVDQSIKKKISIFCDIDEEAVIESTDAENLYEIPLTMERLGLADVICKHFKLDNQKPSLATWSKMVDKFKNPKKLVKVAVVGKYVELKDAYISITESIEHAGFNLDTKVEIDYLKAGDFDVEKLANYDGILVPGGFGDRGIDGKIEAIRYARENKIPFFGICLGMQMACVEFARNVLNYPEATSTEFDKDTKYPIISLMEEQEGIEDMGGTMRLGSYPCILKEGSVAAKVYGKTEISERHRHRYEFNNSYREEFEKAGMDIVGVSPNGKYVETIEIKDHPYFVACQYHPEFKSRPNRPHPLFTGWIKAVIEKRSGK
- a CDS encoding HPr family phosphocarrier protein — encoded protein: MASKTVTMTNPTGLHTRPGGIFVAKAKEFESSVEVENDGKKVNGKSLLKLLSIGIKNGSEVTIHAEGPDADQAVEVLGELMATIRDEQ
- a CDS encoding class II fructose-bisphosphate aldolase; this encodes MKYHYKDLGLVNTKEMFAKANKEGYAVPAFNFNNMEQLQGIIEAAVETGSPVILQVSTGARSYIGKEMLPWIAKAATAYVEAAGSDIPVALHLDHGPNFEEAKDCIEYGFSSVMYDGSHHPYDENVAEAKKVADFAHQHDVTVEAELGVLAGIEDDVEAAEHIYTQPEEVEDFVSKTGVDSLAIAIGTSHGAHKFKPGEDPKLRLDILAEIEKRIPGFPIVLHGSSAVPQQFVKMIKEYGGELADAIGIPDEELRKASKSAVAKINVDTDGRLAFTAGVREVFAKKPTEFDPRKYLGPAKNYIRDYYKDKITNVFGSNGAYKAGKAR